The Cucurbita pepo subsp. pepo cultivar mu-cu-16 chromosome LG18, ASM280686v2, whole genome shotgun sequence nucleotide sequence ATCCATTTTCTGATTATATTTGAACAGATCTCAATAATTTTCAGACAGAAagtgtattttaattttacaatattGGTGTTTGGAAGTCAGTTTGAAAGTGATATAATATGCAATATTttgaagaagttgaagaagcCAATCCCAACACATGCTTGACTTGTATCTGAGTTGTCCACAACACGTGAAACCAAAACATGATCCCTAAACTATATAGTGTGTTCATCTTCAACTTCTTCATCACAGACTTTAGTTGAAGTGTTTCGTCTCGTTGAAATGCAACTGGATGAAACATTATTGTGAAGcaacttattttattcataattcCATGGTGGTAGTACTTTCCTCTGCCATGAATAAATAGGTTATTTGCTTTTGAGGTTGCATCCAAGGGATAGTCAAATGTCCATATATAGCAGTGTCAGTAGTCTCGATAATTTCATTTGTAACCATATTTAACAGCATTGCCTATGTGTCTAAACTGGTAATGGTGCAATGCCTTATTTCCAAGGGCAGTCAAGCGTCCAATATTGGTGTTCTACCATATGCTGGCAGTGGCGCAATGTCTGTAGTCTCTTTTGATCCTCTTAAACATTTTCCACGGCCACATAGCCAGTTTGAGTACTGGATTTCTCTAAATTGGCTGATATACTATGCAGGGATGAAGTGAGTCGTTTATTAGAGGTACTACAATCAAGGGCTCTTGAACCTTCTAATAAAGTGGAAGACAATACATTTTCCCCACAGAGCATTGAAAAACAAGTTGAGCCGCCATCTACTGCAAATAGAGTTCTTGAAATGCCTCGTGAAGGAAAGCAAGAAGAATTGGAGAGAGCTACGTGGGGAAACTTAACTCCTCGTCCACATTCATTGGTCAGTAGGGTGAATCCTTGAGTAGTTTTTATAGCAAGTAAATATTTCCTGCTGTTATGAACTCAGAACTTCTTTTACACATTAGTGCGGACTGAAGGATTATTTCTGCCATTTTCACGATAGCTTATGTTCCTTTTATAGGTTTTATTAGGTCATGCTAGTATTTAGCGATTGTGTGTAATGCTGTTCCATAGACAGTGTTCTTTTTCTACATATATGtctatacacacacacacaaatttgaagatcaaaaaATCATCCTAGGTAACTTATTTCTGTATTCATTAATAGTATAATGTATTAAACATCAAGGAGACCGGTTCCAGTATTGGGATGGTAAAAAACTAGATCAAACTGAATGCCTTATCCATTACTACACGATTACTAggtttttcatatttatagtTATATTCAAGTTATTGTTTTAGGACTCTTCTTATTACtaagtaattaaattatgtagAAGATATCTGAAAATCAAATTGTAAAACTAGTGCTGATGAGACATTCATTAATCAAATCAGTAAAATGAATTATCTCTGttagaaatatggtaaatcaGTAAAATGAATTATCTCTGttagaaatatggtaaatttgGTTAATGTTGGAAAATCAATAGGAAATTAAGATGTTAAAAGCTCTAGGATTGGGATTTGTACAAGAATCTACAAATTTTCATTGCcaaagttttcaatttttgttcacTGTTTAGAGCTTGCTATTCAAGTTTTTCTGCCTCTAATAATTCAGCATTGGGTGTACTTTAGCAGAAACTAAGAGAAGTTGGAGCATCACCTGTGGATATTGCAAGAGCATACATGAGCAACCAAAAATCTGAACCAGGCTTAGCTTCGGACAAGATGCCAGATGATGAAAAGGCTTTGCGTCATGGTGATCATCAAATGTCTATGCCTTTTATTCCATCAATGTCCCCCAATCCTTCAACTTGTTGGCCTGGTGCCATGTCAGAAAGTCAACGTGGTTATGTAACTCCAAGAAGTCAAAGAGGTAGATTTGGTCTTCATAATTTCCCTCGGACTCCATATTCTAGGAGTATCTTTTCAATGTCCAAATCCAAGTCTAAGGTATATAGAAACGGTCttcaattccattttttttgggttatgaCCTAGTGTATGTAACCAGACCATATGATTAACCATTCCTTTACATGTTAACAGCTAACTCAGTTGCAAGGAGATGGCCAAAAGTTTGTGAATACACCATCACCTCTCTGGCAGAGGTCACGATCTCCAGCTTATTCCGtggtaatttcttttataattaagCACTCAATGTCTAAAAGCCAATAATATGACCACAGGAACTCTTGTTGAGAAGTTCTTTTGTAGCATTTATATTGAGCTTCTGTACAGGACAAATTTGCGTCCATAATTAGTAGCCATTTTAAGGTAGTATAAAAGCTGATCATTTTAACGAGAAGAATAAAAGCTGAAATATTATAGAGGACTGTTGTATGCTTTTTGTGCATGTGTATTACAGGGTAGAGCTAGAAACTTCTGTAGGGGAGGGCAAAATTTTACACTTGAACTTCCAAAATAcgctattttaattttgaaaatccaAAGGCAAGTTATAGGAAAAACTATTAACTTAAAAAACTTAGTGGTTTTATATATGTATGGCTCCCGTATTGAGCATGTCATTCATGTGTTATTGACCCTTCAACCTTTACTTTGACCGAAATATTAAGTTATCCTtgatcttttgtttctttcatgCGCTTTCTGGTAGGATGTACATTGAGCTAGCGGTTTATCCATTACCTTGGTGCCTCTATGAAAATGTGGCTATGGTTGTTGCTGTTGTGCTGCTTTGTCAAGCCCAAGTATAATTCTTTTGCCATAACACTGATATAAACAAGTTAGATTTATGATCTTTCATCCAAACTAGAACTTAACGGATTAGCTGCAAGAGTTTCCTTATCTATGGTGCCTATAGGTGGttgcttaattttttaattactgaGCAACTCATTCCAGGACGAGCTTTTAGTTCCGTTTGTAGTGTTTAAGTGTCTGATTGTACGTTAAGTTCTGAATGCAACTTTCGATATTGAATATTGCATTAATGCTTCCCGAGCATTATCCGCTGCTGGTTCTTATTAGTGGTTTGCATTTGTAGTGTGCCAAGCTCAAGTTCCTTCCGGTTACTtctatcattattattttttctgtttgtCTATATAGATGACTTCAAGTAAGGATCCATTGGATGAGGGAACTGGTTCCATTGGACTGACTTGTAGCCTTCAGCATAAGGCATCTGCAGCTACTAATTCCAGACGATCTGCTTACTTTTATCCACCTCAACAACCAGAGATGGAAGTAGAGAACAATATTTCGGAAGCAATTTTCCCTGATATGAAGAAGAATCTAGAACGTGGAGGAGCAAGCATCATTCCTCTATCACAATCAGTGGGAATCAACAACTCTGAGTCGAGTCTACCGACTGTCCGTCCACAGTCCAGTCAGGTTGCTAGGACAATCCTAGAGCATATTACTAGAAACCCACCTACTCCTAAAGAAAAGACTGAAGAGTTAAAGAGAGCAGTTGAATGGAAGAAAACCCCATCTTCCAATGTACTATCGGTCAAGCCAAATGAAACCAGTAGTTTGGCCGTAGACGTAGATTCTCACCAAAAAGCAAACCAAGTAGATCAGAACTGTCACCCCCAATTGAGCGATAAGGGGAAAACCATGTCCACGGTTCTTCCAAAGGAGGGTGCTGGCATAAATCCTGATGCTGCAAACCAGAATCCTTACGGTCTGAAGTTTAGGCTTAGCAATGCTGAATCAAAACACAAGGATGATGCAGGCTTAAATATTGGTAGCTCCTCGCCTAAGGTATCACTGTAACTTTGTAATTggttttagttatttaaatgTATTACTGACCGACTTACAGTGCTTCTTGTGTatgtattttgaaattattagcATATGCTTGAAGAGTTCTTAATTTCTGGTTGAATTTATGGGCAGGCTGTTCCCAAGATCTTTCCAGCTCTTGGATCCGAAGTGGGGACTCAAATCAAGCCATCTCCCTCTCTTGGAGGTAAACCTATTTTTCCATCCATTACGATCAACAAGCCTGAGTCAAAATGGGCATTTTCTTCCGACAGTGGTTCGGCATTTACTTTCCCTGTTTCGGGAGCATCCTCAGGAATGCTCTCAGAACCACCAACACCATCTATCTTTCCATCAACCAGCCTTGGGGGAGGTCAGCCTCTGTTATTGAAGCCTGAGACTCCAGTTCCTTCATACAGTTTTGATTCGAAGAAGACCAGCCCTAGCCTTGTTTTCTCATTCCCTTCAATAAACAGCGATACAATCCACACTGAAGCCTCAAATATTAAGTTTAGCTTTGGATCCGATGATCATACGAGACTTTCCTTCGGTTCTGTTGGGAAAGATGCAGTTTGTTGCTAACTGGTTAGACTTCTGAAGTATAGTTTTGAGTGGAATGACCCCAAGAATTGCCAAAACGGGGTTAGAAACTAGTGCCAAATACCCTagtgtttataaacaaatagaaaattgcAAATTCAATCATAAACAGTAAACAGCCTCAGTGCCAGTTGATGGCTTTATGCATATGTTCCATTCCATTCATGATTATGTTATCAGGGCAATGCTTTAGTTTCCTGTACATTAGTTTGGATTTGATCAAGCTGTCACATCATTAAGTAAGAACAGGATTCCTCATTTGAGTTTGCTTGGTTTGATGTTTGAAGCAGGCAGAGTAGTTTCACCACATGTGAAGAGTTTGATGCAGATTCCCAAAGAATTCCAGAAAAATCTGGGAAAAGGGAATGGGATACCTACCTACATCCTAATTCTTCCTACgcatgaaagaaagaagtagATATCTGAATAGATGACAGGGTAGTAGGGAAGGGCATAGGACAAGAACAGGTCCACGTGGTCAGGCTCCAAATCACAAGTGGAAGAACAGGTTGTGGTAGCCAGAGAGAGGGACTCACATGTGTTGCTCTAAATTTTGCATGTAACGAGGAATTCATTCCATCCTATCACAGGTAAAAGATGAGATAAACTCGAATGGTGGTGGGGCGGGCGGGCGGGTGAGGGGCCCCCCCCCATCCCCCATTTTTGAAGCATCATCAAAGTTGGGAATGTGATAGAATGAGGAGGAAACAAAGACAACCCTTCAGCCTGatgaagatttgaagagagagagagagagagatagaaagGTCCAAGAAGAAAAGTGAGTGGGTGAGTGCGGAAGGGAAGGGGGGGAGGGGCTTCTGTCTGGACTGTGTGGGGAAGAAGAAAGTCAGAGAGATTGAAATGAGATAGGAAGTGAAATGAATGCGTAGCAGACACGAGTGTGACGTTTCAGATTCTAAATGTCAGTAAagtttttgtgaagatgtgaAGGTGGTGGTGCCggtgctgctgctgctgctgctgctgctgctgctactGCTGCAGCGCCCAGTGGCAGCGGCCGTATGACTTCCACTCACCACCGCTAcctctgctgctgctgctgctcctGCTCCACTCTATACTCTTTTTTCTCATGTCTTTTTCCAActgaatgaatgaatttattattattgcttctttacttctttcttttgacaGCTTGTAATCAATCTCTCCATCCCTAACATTCATTTCCAACCACTTGAAGATCCCTATGACAttccatcatttttatttctctctctctccatataatttaatgtttaactaattatatttattatccaTCCCACTCTTGTGCTTAAATTTTAGTACTAAAAATTTTCATGAGAccaatttctttgattcttgatttttttttaatctattttgaaaaatagtcaTAAATgcaaaaaggtttttttttatttaaaaaaatggaccaaaataccctatttatagagatttgaaaaactttaaaagaaaaaaaagaatagtaaAGTAAAGTTGTGTCCACGTCAAAGAAGACTAAATAGAccattttatgaataaaagatttaaacttTTCGGAAAAGTTATAGTCAAAGATCAGATGTTCGAATTTTCCATCTCATACATTATTAAACTCGAAAAGAGAAACTAATATCATAATTAAGTTTGATGTATTGGACCCGACACAAAAGAAAGCATATTAATTTAGAACATTTTGGTTTGGGAAACAATCATGTTTAGGCAGTCAATGGtttgaataaaatgaaatgatgcatttgattttgaatctgaAAAAGATTGATCTTTTATGGTAGCTTTAGTTAgtggttctttgtttttttttttccttttgattaatatttgttatgtaaaattaagaaatatttgaaaagggGATTGAAAATAGCATACGGTGGTCCTCATCTACTTTTGTTTTTGACAGTGGTGGTgcctaattatggccatagcTGCTTCCTCTCTATGCTATCTCTGCTTCGACACTCCAAATCTTTTCTTAGATAACTTGCTTTTTGTGTCTCTAAAGGAAACACCTTTGCTTTCCCCCTCTTTTccctttccttctctcttttcttcccCGTCCGGTAACCGTTCAactccaccgctaacaaatattaccTCTTTAAACttcccttataaagaatgcttcgttccccttttcAACTAACGTTAGAGTGTATGACATGCATGGGATGAGATGAATTTATCATAATCTATTACCCTAAACGAGCGTGAGGGTCGTGTCGAATGATCGTCATGGATTAGTAGATAACCCCACAAAGCTATATGTGGAAGGAATTCCATCTCCCTTCATTCCCTTTATAATGTACTTGATTTGGAACAACTGtgaaggaaaggaaaagaatctGATACTAGCAAACCACCAAGGAAGTGCAAGAATCATACCCCTTATCACCTTATCATCGACCAAGAATTCAGATGTTCAAATTCCTCGACTAATCCTAAACTAAAAAGGGTTCGTTCATAAGATTTAGACCAGAGATAAGTGATGCCAAAAGCGTCATTTTCTTGTGAAGATTCACATCATATGAGGATATCATTAGAGATTGTGACAGTTTTCAAGTCAAATTTTGATAGCAATAGTGGAAAATAATGCAACAGCAACCCAAAGATGGATAGATATTATAGTTGTCACTTGAATTCAACAACAAATTCAAGTCATTGGGGTTTGTTTTCATGAagtaaaataagaagaaaaaagaaaaaaaacagcaaCTTCATTCATCACTCCTTCATGCCCTTCACATCAAACGCTCCAAACCCTGACCAAACAAACACCAAAACAATATCAAATGAAGATTCGTTCGAATCAAATTCGAGATCTTTATCTATTTCGTGTATGAACTTTAAAACGTTTAAACGAACGAacataaacttataatttaatctagtTTTTCACGTTTACTTACATCATCTAGCTTCATTTGATTGCTGATTTCCAACATCCGACCAAAAGGGTATACGAGGATAATGTGCCCACTGATCAAAATTGGAGATTTATAAgcaaatttaaattcatttcatccaaaatttgtttattgtaAATTAAGCTTACGTTCTTGGCTGCAGTACTGAAAGCTTCTCTATGGCTAATCTCAGGATTATTAGCCTTAATCCTTTGGATTTCCTCTCTGAAACACAATTAAATCACAATTAAGAActgaaaatataatgaatttagAACATTTTTGAAAGAAGTTGTGAAGGCTTTGGTTACTCACTTTATGAACTGATTATATGCAGATGGTACTCTCTGCTTCTTCTCGGGAGCTGAAAAAGGATAACAACAactcataaaatttcaaattttttttaagagatttGCAGAGGAAAGTAAATGAAAGAACACTAACGTCGATTCACAACCCTCTCCTCTGTTGCCATTGTTGTGTTCGCTCGGATTTCCATCTTGTTGTTATTACATTTCGATGATGATGAAGACGACGACGATCCAAAATCACCTTGAAAATCAGGTCCGTTACAACTGTATAAGTTGTAATTCGGAACCTACAAATTTTCATATTCCAATTCAAGCATAGTTCAACCGACATGtcagaaaactaaaaattaccACACTTTGAGCTTAAACTCTAAACGCATGATCCTTCTGTAAATTAGCaaatgtgggactctctccTAACAATCCTCGACCCGTTAAACGATGTTTGATGAGTTCATAAAGCATATAATACCCAGATGAGAGTTGAATatccaaacaaattcaaaagggGGGTTTCAGATCTTGGCctatcttttcctttttctgtgAATGTTGGAACAGTAAATGACAAAAGAAACCTAGCTACCAATATAGGCTTCATActacaaaaactaaaagaacCCTAAACGCAAAAGCACTTAAAATCtggaagaacatgaagaaacTCAGTGGataaaagaggaaaacaaTGGGGGTTATGGCGGCTGAGTAGCTGTGGGAGGTAGCTATCTAGGGTTTTGTGTggtgtaaataaaaatgaaaactttgaaGTGGGTTGTCTTAGTTTCAAGATTTTAGAATCTGGGTCACATCGAATTTGTCAAAAAGATGCAAAATTTGAAGCctttttcattgaattataAGTTTAGGTTATTAGGGTTACCTGAACATCTTGCCAGGAAAGAGCCTGAAATGCAGCAGCCATATTCACGGACCACAGATTTGTGCAGTGCCCACATCGGACTGTCACAATATCAAACAAGCTACTGCATGGAACACTCACCTGCCCAtcatcatcgtcatcgtcATCGTCAAAATCATTAATCTATGCCGAATTCTTCCACTCAAAAGCTTAAGTtgatagaaataaaattacgACGAAACCCGAAAAGGGTGTTtttgtttagggtttttttagATGGTTGCATGATGTTTTGAGATTTGTAGTAGATGTTAGTTCCTCTTAATAGATTCCCTAGTCACTTGTAGGGTCATACNAAGAAAAGGCATCAATGAGTTGTGTTCATCATAACTCAAAATTTCCCATATTAATCTCTTTCCCTCACCCATTTTCATGTagaaaaacatttgaattgaGCACTTTCCATAAAgatctagaaaaaaaaaaaaaaaaaaaaaaaNAGAAGACAAAGAAGAGAATTTATGAGTACCGCAAGAACAATATTGCAAAAATTGCAAGGGATGTAGCAGAGCTGTTCAGTTGCAATATCGAGGCAGCTGGCCATGGGGTGATGGGTGGTGCTGATGGAGGCAATGAATCAAACAGGAGTGTGCTTTGGGTGAAGAggaggaagacgaagaagaagaagaagaagagtgtGGAGAGAAAAAGGTGAAGAAAGTAAGAGAAGAAGCTCCAACAATAAATAGCTTTTAttctctcctcttctcttccTCATAATTGGATCATTCTATATCACGACACTCTAAAACTTTCACCTCCTTTTTCTACCCAAACTAAATCTAACCTtttatctatatctatatctatatatatatatatatatagctctGCCCACTAAACATTTGGGACGTAAGAGGATGAATTCAGACGCAAAACCTTAAGCTAACGTGTTCGGAAATGGCATTTTTTCGAAGTTTGAATATCGATATCTTTTGGTTCGGGCGTGTTGTGTTAAGGATTGTTGAGTCCCATGTTGGCTGATAATAgggatgatcatggatttataagtaagaataTCTTTCTATTGATACGTGAGCTTTGTAataaccaaaagcaaagctaaGAACACTTATGTTTAGAGTGGATAATGTTATATTACAAAGGTTTGAGGTTCTtatcatggtatcagagtcaacaGAATCTTCAAAATCTGTTCTtaacatgatattagagtcgtgcctatggtattagagtcatgcccttaactcaGTCAAGTCAACAGAATCTTCAAGATCAGTTCTTAACATAGTATAAGAGTCATGCTCTTGGCATTTCAAAATCTAATCATGTTATCAGAGTTATGCCCTTAACCCAATCAAGTCAAGTCAACAGAATCTTCAAAATCTGTTCTTAATATGGTCCCTTAACTCAGTCaagtcaatagaatcttcaaaatttgttcTATCATAGTCATGTCTTTAACTCAGTCAAGTCAACCGAATCTCACAGGTtgaattaacttttaaatctAACCTTAAAACTAGAGCGGGCATATTATAACATTCAAAGTTTCGTAGTATGAGGTAGTTTTGGTTCTTTCAAAATTGACTATTTGTTTCTCTGTTAGAAGTGTTCTAAAAATCTGTGCAGTCGAGCTATCCGGTTGAGCCAAAAGATCTCGATTCACGAGgaagtttattatttttattgaattccCGATTTTGCCCTTTGGAATaggaatttaatttttgtaaagttAGTATAACTTAACAATCACATTACTTTGTTGACAtttaaatcaagaaattaacAGCTTCTTATTGTACGTAAGGAAGAACTGAAGCTTCCATTTCAATCCTTAAATTAATGCTTTCCACACTGTTTACTGTTTAATGTAACATTAAATTCATATCTAAACCTTATTTATGATTCATAATATTAATTGTCACTGCCACTGCCACTGCCACCACCTGTATTAACACATTGTAAAATTTAAGGTTTCTCAAGACCACATTAAATTCAACAAATTAGCTGTCCCACTTTTAATTTACTCTATGTTTTGTAAGAATTTCACCAATGTTACATTCGTGAAATTAATCGATGTTTTTTATTGAACGATTGATCGGTTAGTTCCCGATCGATATTCACACATACATCTTTACTATTTcgattatgttttattttgtttagaagAAACGAGCTTTAcaatttaatgtaaaaattgcttattttttaaatgctcTTATACGAAGGTTCAAGTGATAGTTTTGATAGCGAATACGGGTGTTTTGACATGACTCGTATGAAGTTGAACCTTGTTCCTACATGACTCGATCAGTTCAATTAGGCACTCGCCATCTATTTTCATTGTTCAACTCTTTGACAACAcgaaaaaacccaaaaaaagcTCTGCCCTCCCGGAAGATTTTTCTTTAAGCTTTCAGTCTTTTTTTAGGCTTTGTCGGTGTTTATAGTTCAACTCGAATAAAACTCgagtatattttttaataataaaattaaaatgaatatattcACATGATTAAATAGCATGTTACATgttatgtttatatataacAATATGTATAGTTTGATCAATATTTGAACACTATGCAAATCATGGAGTGTTCttttgtctgtttttttttaaaaaagaaaaatgttgttatttaatataagaaatgttttatattttttaaccattttaaaaaagagt carries:
- the LOC111779788 gene encoding nuclear pore complex protein NUP1-like isoform X2, encoding MERAEGGTSSTPYVGGGVGGKVRKPNTRKPPPSPYARPVHNQSQRRWLSKLVDPTYRLITGGATRLLPYLFPKPLPSNALPSPGDEDQDKVEAEVEDNVSGEEPQNQGVSTLVGLPGSSGEANRSENDSDFNGCQKDKENNALGGNGKIDVEKWIQGKTFSRDEVSRLLEVLQSRALEPSNKVEDNTFSPQSIEKQVEPPSTANRVLEMPREGKQEELERATWGNLTPRPHSLKLREVGASPVDIARAYMSNQKSEPGLASDKMPDDEKALRHGDHQMSMPFIPSMSPNPSTCWPGAMSESQRGYVTPRSQRGRFGLHNFPRTPYSRSIFSMSKSKSKLTQLQGDGQKFVNTPSPLWQRSRSPAYSVMTSSKDPLDEGTGSIGLTCSLQHKASAATNSRRSAYFYPPQQPEMEVENNISEAIFPDMKKNLERGGASIIPLSQSVGINNSESSLPTVRPQSSQVARTILEHITRNPPTPKEKTEELKRAVEWKKTPSSNVLSVKPNETSSLAVDVDSHQKANQVDQNCHPQLSDKGKTMSTVLPKEGAGINPDAANQNPYGLKFRLSNAESKHKDDAGLNIGSSSPKAVPKIFPALGSEVGTQIKPSPSLGGRVVSPHVKSLMQIPKEFQKNLGKGNGIPTYILILPTHERKK
- the LOC111779788 gene encoding nuclear pore complex protein NUP1-like isoform X1 is translated as MERAEGGTSSTPYVGGGVGGKVRKPNTRKPPPSPYARPVHNQSQRRWLSKLVDPTYRLITGGATRLLPYLFPKPLPSNALPSPGDEDQDKVEAEVEDNVSGEEPQNQGVSTLVGLPGSSGEANRSENDSDFNGCQKDKENNALGGNGKIDVEKWIQGKTFSRDEVSRLLEVLQSRALEPSNKVEDNTFSPQSIEKQVEPPSTANRVLEMPREGKQEELERATWGNLTPRPHSLKLREVGASPVDIARAYMSNQKSEPGLASDKMPDDEKALRHGDHQMSMPFIPSMSPNPSTCWPGAMSESQRGYVTPRSQRGRFGLHNFPRTPYSRSIFSMSKSKSKLTQLQGDGQKFVNTPSPLWQRSRSPAYSVMTSSKDPLDEGTGSIGLTCSLQHKASAATNSRRSAYFYPPQQPEMEVENNISEAIFPDMKKNLERGGASIIPLSQSVGINNSESSLPTVRPQSSQVARTILEHITRNPPTPKEKTEELKRAVEWKKTPSSNVLSVKPNETSSLAVDVDSHQKANQVDQNCHPQLSDKGKTMSTVLPKEGAGINPDAANQNPYGLKFRLSNAESKHKDDAGLNIGSSSPKAVPKIFPALGSEVGTQIKPSPSLGGKPIFPSITINKPESKWAFSSDSGSAFTFPVSGASSGMLSEPPTPSIFPSTSLGGGQPLLLKPETPVPSYSFDSKKTSPSLVFSFPSINSDTIHTEASNIKFSFGSDDHTRLSFGSVGKDAVCC
- the LOC111779790 gene encoding axial regulator YABBY 5-like gives rise to the protein MASCLDIATEQLCYIPCNFCNIVLAVSVPCSSLFDIVTVRCGHCTNLWSVNMAAAFQALSWQDVQVPNYNLYSCNGPDFQGDFGSSSSSSSSKCNNNKMEIRANTTMATEERVVNRPPEKKQRVPSAYNQFIKEEIQRIKANNPEISHREAFSTAAKNWAHYPRIPFWSDVGNQQSNEAR